The following DNA comes from Solanum stenotomum isolate F172 chromosome 11, ASM1918654v1, whole genome shotgun sequence.
ATAACTGTGTGGACTACAGCGAGTCCACGTCCTCTTTTTGTTGCCAAGCATTTCTTTGCTCAAAGTGTTGTGGATTTATCATGGCAAGTTAGCTCATAGCATCATAAATGTTGGTCTTTTCACAACAGTAAAGACATTTTCCATCTTGAATTGTCTTTGTTTTTTTGGCTTTCTTTCAGGATATAATTTTCTCTGTGCAGGAGCCCTGATGGATATTCACTGTTTGCATGTTCTTTGGATGGAAGTGTAGCCACTTTCCATTTTGATGAGAAAGAACTAGGTCATCAGCTTTCTGATGCTGAATTAGAGGAGTTGAAGAGAAGCCGCTATGGTGATGTTAGAGGTCGACAAGCAAATTTAGCTGAAAGTCCAGCACAACTATTGCTTGAAGCAGCAGCTGCAAAGCAAACTTCAAGCAAAAAACTAACTACGGATCTTCCACAAGTTCAAGCAACGTCAAAATCTTCTGTTGATTTGGGTAGTGTGGTGATTGTTCCCAAACCAAAATCTGATAATGGGAAAAAGACTGAAGGAGTTAACAGTGATAGTTTAGCTAAACCCGCAGCTTCTACACGCTTGTCAAGTCCCGTGAAGCAAAGAGAGTACAGAAGGCCTGATGGTCGAAAGAGGATAATTCCAGAATCAGTTGGTTTTCCTACCCCGCAGGAGAACACTTCTGGAATTGCTCAATCTCCTGTCGTTGAATTTCCTAATATGACAGTGGAGCAGAGGAAAGATGAGAATGGTATGGTACTGTCTGATGCAAGTGTTAGAGAAGTATTTGCAAGGAAAACAGTTAGTGTCAGTGCTGATCAAAGGGAGCGCTCAGGTGTAACTGCTAGAGGTACCATCAGTGATAGCCTCATCATTGAGAAGGTTCCACCTTCTGCAGGCAAGGATGGAAGTATCAGCATTGAACAGATGGGAATTGTCAAAGATCCATCTCATTTGGGTACTGGTGGTACACTTTTAATCAGGGTTTTTGATAATAAAGAAGGGGTGGACACTGGTCCAATTTGCTTAGAGGCTCAACCCAGAGAACAAGCTGCCAATGATGTTTTGGGGACAGGAAATTCATTTGTAATGAAAGAAACTGAGATCCTTTGTTCCAGAGGCGCTCAAACTCTCTGGTCTGACCGGATTACTGGAAAAGTTACTGTTTTGGCTGGAAATGCCAACTTTTGGGCTGTGGGATGTGAAGATGGCTGCATTCAGGTGAGTTTCAAAAAGCTTGAACAAACACATTATATTGTTTTCGGCACGATTGATTCTATCCTTTAGACAAGTATCTTAGATGTTGATTGGTGGAATGAAtctgtttcttttatttctacTCGTTTTGTGGTTATCTTCTGCTTTTTTATGTTGACTTTGTAGGGACTACACAATAAATGACTGGACATGCAAAATGAGAATGtatagatttattttttcccttttctttccAAGACTACCAAACATGAGAATTCTCCCCTCTTCGCCAAGACAAGAGGTAAACTTGGGGAGATTAAATTGACCTTCATAACACTTTGGACTTGATGATGGCTCCTCTTATCGAGCCCTTTCCTTTCTGacctttcaaaatttattttcccCATTTCTGTCAATTCTCTTCGCCTAATGAACACTCTGGTTTCTTGCCTTTgtgcttttctttttctcccttATCCCTGGGTGTTGTGCATGTTAATTGATCTGTACATGCCTGAGTACTGTGATTCACATTTTTTCCTGAGTACTGTGATTCACATTTTTTTACCTAAAATGCTGTCATCCAAACCCTTTACCTGCAGTTTTACTGCTTTTGAAGAGAGTGAAACATTTATTACTTCTGTAGTCTTCCCTTCTTTCTTGTTTGTCTGTTGCAAATCATCTCTTTGAGTTTTGTCCTTTTTACATCTATTATCACATTTTACATGAGTTAGGTTCGGTTTTTCCTAATATATACTGCCTCATTTCATTTTATGCGACTCCATTTGACTAAGCACAGAGtcttaagaaagaaatgaagacttttgaaacttgtggtcttaaacatgcctaACATTTGTGTAGCTATCAAAGCTTGTCATTAACTTTTGAAGGCTCAAGGTTGATTTGAGGACAAAAAAGTCGCATTAAAACATAGATCCCAGTTATTTCTTTGTGCTGCTAAAGATTCTTCTATTTGCTTGCTTACTCCAAATATTCCTCGAATTGTACAATATATTCTTATTCTCATCTTTGCTTGTAAGAAGATTTATACAAAATGTGGACGACGTGCCATGCCGACCATGATGATGGGATCTGCTGCAGTATTTGTTGATTGTGATGAATCTTGGAAGTTTTTGCTCGTCACAAGGAAAGGGTCATTACATCTTTGGGATCTATTCAACCGGAAGTGTCTCCTTCAAGACTCGTTGGCGTCCCTTATGAACTCAGATCCCAAGGCAAATGCAGGTGAGTTATAAAAGTCCCAAGATTTAATTCATGTTCTTCTGGCTGAGAATTGTGCTCTTCCTTTTTAAGCACTGCCACTGAGAACTGTGTTTTTCCTCTTTTATGCGTTGTCCTCAAGGGGATATTACTTTGTTTACAAGCTGACAGTATTAAGGGTACTGTGGAAGAAACATTTTCTAGTATTTCGCCGCACAAGAGCTGCAGTCATTGATTCTTTGTTGATCATTAAATCCAAAATTGAACCAACAAATTGTATTGTCTTAGCTGCATTTCGTATCTTATAACTTTTTCTTGACTTGTTAACAGGCACAATCAAAGTGATAACagcaaaattatcaaaatctgGTTTTCCTCTTGTTGTCCTGGCCACACGGCATGCATACCTCTTTGATATGAGCCTCATGTGCTGGCTGAGGGTTGCAGATGATTGTTTTCCGGCTTCGAATTTTTCAAGCTCCTGGAGTTCGGGCTCATTGCATGGTGGTGAACTAGCGGCACTGCAGGTGGATGTTAAGAAGTTCCTGGCTAGAAGACCTGGCTGGAGCAGGTCAATGtccattttctttcattttggtTTGTCTGAACGTATCAGCTGCATTTTTTTTGGGTCACAAGCCCACCATTTTCTACTTCTTTGTTCTTAATATCTTATTAGTTCCTCTTAGATTCCTTGCTAGAATTTCCCTAAGAGATGTTGCATGTTTAGTCTGTATCTTATATTAGCATATTGAAATGTTATCAGTTACAGAGTGACTTTTGCTGTTTGAATAACTGTACAGTTGGTATTTGTGTGTAAGTTTCTTGCCTAATTTTGTTTTGGTGGCTCATCGGTCTTACTAAAGTTTGTGCATCTGCAGAGTCACTGATGATGGGGTACAAACACGTGCTCATTTGGAGTCTCAATTGGCGTCTGCTCTTGCTTTGAAGTCTCCTAGTGAATATCGTCAATGCCTTTTATCCTATGTTCGGTTTTTAGCAAGGTCTGTTATGTAGTCCTTTGGTGATATGGAATCTTCATTTAATACTCCCTTCGTTTCAGTTTATGTGACACTATTTCCTTTTGTctgttccaaaaagaatgacatatttctatatttggaAACATCTAACTATTAACTTCCCATATCCTTAAAGAGAAACTTTTATAGCCATACaaatgttatggtatgattaaGACCACAcgtttcaaaagttttttcttttttacttaaaCTTCGCACCAAGTCAAAACTATCTCACATAAATAGAAACAGAGGAAGTATCCATTTTAATGCATTGGTTAATGTTGGAAACTTCATCTTCAAAGTAAAATGATTGATTAAATTGAGAGTTGCAAATGAATTTTTAGTGCTAGATGGACCTTTGGGTTATGTAAGAAACTTTAAGTTTGTGGAAATTGTTTTGCCTGCACATTTGACAAGGGTTGGTTTGGAGAAACCAATAGTTCTAGTTGAAgtgggttgagaaccatgaggtctcaggttcaaattcCAGCATagacaaaaacactaggtgatgtTTTCCCatctgtcctagccttggtggatagagttacctgGTCTctgttgctggtgggaggtgacgggtttttcttgaaattagtcGAGGTACGCGAAAGCTGCCCTGACACCATggtgataataaaaaaaaagaaaaaatagttctAAGAATTGAATTTCTTGATTGTGAATGGTGCTATGTTTGTATTTATGAAGTTTCAGGGTTTACTTTGTTATGACATGTATAAAATCCTATCtatattcatttattatttGTCTAATTCAATTTTACTGTTGGTTTTTTTTTCTGAAGTGTCATGTCAAAGATGAATTTCCACTTTATTTGAATTCTTGAGTATTTTAACATATGATTGCTCTTTAAATGCAGAGAGGCAGATGAATCACGCTTGAGAGAAGTTTGCGAGAACTTTCTTGGGCCTCCCACAGGGATGGCTGAGGCTGCATCCTCTACGTCAAATATACCTGCTTGGGATCCTTGTGTACTTGTAAGGGCTTCTCACACTTCTTTTTTACGTGTATATTTCTTTTGGGGATGAGCCCAACTGCGGCTCAACTCCAACAATATCTGCAAATATCTGTTATTGTCTTTGTAGATGAGTATGACCTTCCACTTTTCTCCATTCTCTCTGACCACTAAGTCCATCACTACAGAGAGAAAAATGGTGATAATTATATTAGCATGTTTTCTTGGAATAATATGAGATTTAGTCAAATTTGTTTTATGATGGTGGTGTCTGGGCCATTGCGCGCACCTCGACTATTCCACTGGTACTTGCCACCTGCCCACAGGTACTGGGTAGCGAGATATCTTCAAATATATTTGGACCatgtattagaaaaaataacatcACATTGGAGTTGTGCATGCGCTATTATTGCTTTCTGCAATGTCCAGCTTCACATCTGACGAACTATGTCAATATTGTTTTGAACCGCTCAAGCTTGAAAATAGGCTGCATAAACTAGCGAGAGACTTCCTTGAAACTATGTCAATCTTATTGCAGCTCAATGTAGGAAGTCGGTCACATAAAGACCAACCagttttattgttttaagtTGACATTTTGTTTTCTTGGTGCCATGTTCATGCAGCATCTTGTTGATATAATATACCTTGGTGATGTTTTTATCCGCTGCACACATTCTTTCATCTATTCATGTTTTTGCTCATACTTGCTGGatttcattttctcaaagtgAGATTCTAATTAAATCTATCCGTATTCAAAATGAAAGCCAAGTATTTAGAGATTAGTCTCCACGCTCAGTTAAAAAAAGAGCAACTTttacatatagcaaacacaaaattcatatttatatgctatagcaaagtttgcataattgcgctccatagaaaacatatatatgtataattcgctatacatatacaaagaaaacagttgtataattcgttatacatatacaaatgaaagcagttgtatacaaaatatcaattgtataatttgtgtatgtataaaacgagagagttgggcaaaagaaaactgggcagggaaatatttgtattgtataattataagtgtataggatgaagatatatgtatttgcatgtgtatatacaattttctctcgctttatacaaacagaaacgcaatttatacatttcgtttctgtttgtataagcgaAAGAGGCGagggtggcgagcgagatctgggagaggggagagaggggaacaaaaatatatgtatatatacaatttcctctcgctttatacaaacacaaacgcattttatacatttgtgtttgtataaaagcgagagaggcgagcgagactgccaccaaacgagagtggcgagcgagattccaccagggagagtggcgaaaatagcaatagtttgctatagggtataattaaatcaaagtgtatttataacatttaatttgaattaatagttttgctattatatataattttcccttaaaaaaattGGCTTTCTTATTAAGTTTTTGTTATCCCGACTATTTCAGGGTATGAAAAAACAGAGACTCCTTAGAGAAGACATACTTCCAGCAATGGCCTCAAATAGAAAAGTACAGCGGCTGCTCAACGAGTTCATGGATCTCCTTTCAGAATATGAGATACCTGACACAAATCTTGAACATCGCAACATCGCAACCACCACATCAACTGGAATGGATCTTGAACAGACCAATGGTGCAACCACTACAGATAAAATGGATACTGATCTCCCTATGACTCAAAGAGCAGCTCCCAAGACACTAATAACTGATCCGACACCTTCTACAACTGTTAATGACCGAGATGATCCTGCTCCTCCTGCAGTACAATCAACTGATCATGTTGAGCCTTCTACACCATTGAAAGATCCTATGGACT
Coding sequences within:
- the LOC125844091 gene encoding protein HIRA isoform X1, encoding MIAEKPTWIRHESMQIFSIDIQPGGLRFATGGGDHKVRIWNMKCVGKDLEADESTPKLLATLRDHFGSVNCVRWAKHGRYVASGSDDQVIQVHERKPGSGTTEFGSGEPPDVENWKVTMTLRGHTADVVDLNWSPDDSTLASGSMDNTIHIWNMSNGICSAVLRGHSSLVKGVTWDPIGSFIASQSDDKTVIIWRTSDWSLAHRTEGHWAKSLGSTFFRRLGWSPCGHYITTTHGFQKPRHSAPVLERGEWSATFDFLGHNAPIIVVKFNHSMFRRNSANAQEVKNASLGWSNGSSKSGGKESQPYNVIAIGSQDRTITVWTTASPRPLFVAKHFFAQSVVDLSWSPDGYSLFACSLDGSVATFHFDEKELGHQLSDAELEELKRSRYGDVRGRQANLAESPAQLLLEAAAAKQTSSKKLTTDLPQVQATSKSSVDLGSVVIVPKPKSDNGKKTEGVNSDSLAKPAASTRLSSPVKQREYRRPDGRKRIIPESVGFPTPQENTSGIAQSPVVEFPNMTVEQRKDENGMVLSDASVREVFARKTVSVSADQRERSGVTARGTISDSLIIEKVPPSAGKDGSISIEQMGIVKDPSHLGTGGTLLIRVFDNKEGVDTGPICLEAQPREQAANDVLGTGNSFVMKETEILCSRGAQTLWSDRITGKVTVLAGNANFWAVGCEDGCIQIYTKCGRRAMPTMMMGSAAVFVDCDESWKFLLVTRKGSLHLWDLFNRKCLLQDSLASLMNSDPKANAGTIKVITAKLSKSGFPLVVLATRHAYLFDMSLMCWLRVADDCFPASNFSSSWSSGSLHGGELAALQVDVKKFLARRPGWSRVTDDGVQTRAHLESQLASALALKSPSEYRQCLLSYVRFLAREADESRLREVCENFLGPPTGMAEAASSTSNIPAWDPCVLGMKKQRLLREDILPAMASNRKVQRLLNEFMDLLSEYEIPDTNLEHRNIATTTSTGMDLEQTNGATTTDKMDTDLPMTQRAAPKTLITDPTPSTTVNDRDDPAPPAVQSTDHVEPSTPLKDPMDSAQDGADEAKSVPPPTDQMNLDPPASVESEPFPSPNEKVS
- the LOC125844091 gene encoding protein HIRA isoform X2, giving the protein MDNTIHIWNMSNGICSAVLRGHSSLVKGVTWDPIGSFIASQSDDKTVIIWRTSDWSLAHRTEGHWAKSLGSTFFRRLGWSPCGHYITTTHGFQKPRHSAPVLERGEWSATFDFLGHNAPIIVVKFNHSMFRRNSANAQEVKNASLGWSNGSSKSGGKESQPYNVIAIGSQDRTITVWTTASPRPLFVAKHFFAQSVVDLSWSPDGYSLFACSLDGSVATFHFDEKELGHQLSDAELEELKRSRYGDVRGRQANLAESPAQLLLEAAAAKQTSSKKLTTDLPQVQATSKSSVDLGSVVIVPKPKSDNGKKTEGVNSDSLAKPAASTRLSSPVKQREYRRPDGRKRIIPESVGFPTPQENTSGIAQSPVVEFPNMTVEQRKDENGMVLSDASVREVFARKTVSVSADQRERSGVTARGTISDSLIIEKVPPSAGKDGSISIEQMGIVKDPSHLGTGGTLLIRVFDNKEGVDTGPICLEAQPREQAANDVLGTGNSFVMKETEILCSRGAQTLWSDRITGKVTVLAGNANFWAVGCEDGCIQIYTKCGRRAMPTMMMGSAAVFVDCDESWKFLLVTRKGSLHLWDLFNRKCLLQDSLASLMNSDPKANAGTIKVITAKLSKSGFPLVVLATRHAYLFDMSLMCWLRVADDCFPASNFSSSWSSGSLHGGELAALQVDVKKFLARRPGWSRVTDDGVQTRAHLESQLASALALKSPSEYRQCLLSYVRFLAREADESRLREVCENFLGPPTGMAEAASSTSNIPAWDPCVLGMKKQRLLREDILPAMASNRKVQRLLNEFMDLLSEYEIPDTNLEHRNIATTTSTGMDLEQTNGATTTDKMDTDLPMTQRAAPKTLITDPTPSTTVNDRDDPAPPAVQSTDHVEPSTPLKDPMDSAQDGADEAKSVPPPTDQMNLDPPASVESEPFPSPNEKVS